In Denitratisoma sp. DHT3, one DNA window encodes the following:
- a CDS encoding response regulator transcription factor encodes MREQGYTVPVIFITGYAEVGTAVEAMKSGAFDYIEKPFAHQTFLDKVLRAIAESKLLYVKDMQRRATEARLALLTATELKILKLVAQGNSSREIGEKLGISSRTVDNHRGHMMEKLHVSSVVELVLIYTGEGK; translated from the coding sequence TTGCGCGAGCAAGGCTATACCGTTCCCGTCATATTCATCACCGGGTATGCCGAGGTCGGTACCGCTGTCGAGGCCATGAAGTCTGGAGCTTTCGATTACATTGAAAAGCCGTTCGCGCATCAAACCTTCCTGGACAAGGTGCTGCGGGCTATTGCTGAAAGCAAGTTGCTCTACGTGAAGGACATGCAGCGTCGCGCCACCGAGGCTCGCTTGGCTCTGCTGACAGCGACCGAACTGAAGATCTTGAAACTGGTCGCCCAGGGTAATTCAAGCCGTGAAATTGGAGAAAAGTTGGGGATATCTTCCCGCACCGTCGATAACCATCGTGGGCACATGATGGAAAAGCTGCATGTCAGCTCGGTGGTGGAGCTTGTACTTATCTATACAGGGGAAGGCAAGTAG
- a CDS encoding E2/UBC family protein: MEPGSTLERHFFRLKERFSDVVIRQDQGHRTHSIYIPAVDLPAGWNKAATAIWFTVPDGYPSAAPDCFWSEDLRFVAGGEPKNSQTSNPHLMAPPGSRWFSWHVNNWNPATCDLCSYMSTIRDRLERLE, from the coding sequence ATGGAACCCGGAAGTACGCTGGAACGGCATTTTTTTCGGCTGAAAGAACGTTTCTCCGATGTGGTGATTCGGCAAGACCAAGGACACCGGACCCACAGCATCTATATTCCGGCAGTAGATCTACCAGCTGGCTGGAATAAAGCTGCGACTGCAATCTGGTTCACGGTTCCGGATGGTTATCCGTCCGCTGCCCCCGACTGCTTTTGGTCGGAAGATCTGCGATTTGTCGCTGGCGGTGAGCCGAAGAACAGCCAGACTTCCAATCCACACCTTATGGCGCCGCCGGGATCCCGTTGGTTCTCCTGGCATGTGAACAATTGGAATCCTGCGACCTGCGACTTGTGTTCGTACATGAGCACGATCCGCGACCGATTGGAGCGCCTGGAATGA
- a CDS encoding HesA/MoeB/ThiF family protein: MIDLVFKAPELQRLKQALLDDKSRESAAILLATPAARADGFRLLVKEIHLPAEGDYDCRTPTRVRLSPDFAIPLERRAKDRGWSLIYCHSHPMQDRPEFSSIDDDAERQLGPYMDYRSPGVPHASLLVGNTGFDARIMTSGEPIRVVEVGAELHFACNTGEAVLLEDQHNRQILAFGEEGQRRLHSLRVAIVGFGGTGSAIVYQLSRLGIDQYILVDWDVVDRTNLNRIYGATEGDINRPKIEVAERVIREARASPSIVPIRADVTKRGVGRRLVDADLIFCCTDSHASRDQLNRIAYKYMIPVIDMGVVIQKNEGVPLFYGAQATMLAPGLPCLWCMDRLDAKRIRHELMTPEQRQADPYFSNANAVKQPAVISLTSTAASLAVTMALSAVTGIPHRGRYVYYNGADSRMNPTQSSSKPNCPFCGAEAVGNGDYGDPLHEIDHESE, encoded by the coding sequence ATGATTGATTTGGTTTTTAAGGCTCCCGAACTTCAACGGCTAAAGCAAGCACTTCTTGATGACAAGTCGAGGGAGAGTGCCGCGATTCTATTGGCGACACCCGCCGCTCGGGCCGACGGATTCCGGCTACTAGTCAAAGAGATTCACCTGCCAGCAGAAGGTGACTACGATTGCCGGACGCCAACAAGGGTTCGTCTCTCCCCGGATTTTGCGATCCCGTTAGAACGTCGCGCCAAAGACCGAGGTTGGTCCCTGATTTACTGCCATAGCCATCCAATGCAGGATAGGCCGGAATTTTCTTCCATAGACGATGACGCCGAGCGTCAACTGGGCCCGTACATGGACTATCGCAGCCCCGGAGTTCCCCATGCATCGTTACTTGTTGGAAACACAGGTTTCGACGCGAGGATAATGACCAGCGGCGAACCAATTCGGGTGGTGGAGGTAGGAGCAGAACTGCATTTCGCCTGCAATACCGGAGAGGCTGTGCTTCTAGAGGACCAGCACAACCGCCAAATTCTCGCCTTTGGTGAGGAAGGGCAGCGGCGGTTGCACAGTCTGAGGGTAGCCATTGTCGGATTTGGCGGCACTGGTTCGGCCATTGTCTATCAGTTGTCCCGCCTCGGCATTGATCAGTACATCTTGGTGGACTGGGATGTTGTTGATAGGACCAATCTAAACCGCATCTACGGCGCCACTGAGGGAGATATTAATCGCCCGAAAATTGAAGTGGCTGAGCGCGTGATCCGAGAGGCGCGAGCCAGTCCGTCCATAGTTCCCATCCGCGCGGACGTGACAAAGAGAGGTGTTGGACGGAGACTGGTAGATGCCGACCTCATCTTCTGTTGCACGGACTCTCACGCAAGTCGCGATCAACTTAACCGGATTGCCTACAAGTACATGATTCCGGTTATCGATATGGGCGTGGTAATCCAAAAAAATGAAGGCGTCCCCCTTTTTTATGGCGCTCAGGCGACAATGTTGGCGCCGGGCCTGCCGTGTTTATGGTGTATGGATCGGCTTGACGCCAAGAGAATACGGCATGAACTCATGACCCCTGAGCAACGTCAGGCGGACCCTTATTTCTCGAATGCAAACGCCGTAAAGCAGCCGGCAGTGATATCTCTGACGTCCACTGCGGCGTCGCTCGCAGTAACGATGGCGCTATCCGCAGTTACAGGTATTCCCCACAGAGGGCGCTACGTGTACTACAACGGTGCCGATTCGCGTATGAATCCAACTCAATCGTCGTCCAAGCCGAATTGTCCTTTTTGCGGCGCCGAGGCTGTTGGAAATGGCGACTATGGTGACCCACTCCACGAGATAGACCATGAAAGTGAATAA
- a CDS encoding WYL domain-containing protein codes for MLQAEQDSPFSHRSFVSVPPSFDIAPFPERVVDPQTLKRVLHAIRERRALHMEYQSMNRPEPIWRWISPHAIGSDGFRWHIRAYCYENNKFIDFVFGRILAIGESKDSEVDPSEDSAWNNWIELTIGPNPSLAGGPRRVIELDYGMVGGLTKLIVREALSSYLKKRLGLIANIASSEAAHEDKQAGQQHIVLIREERVSARS; via the coding sequence ATGCTCCAAGCCGAGCAAGACAGCCCGTTTTCTCATCGTTCGTTTGTTAGCGTTCCGCCAAGCTTTGACATCGCGCCATTCCCCGAACGGGTAGTGGATCCGCAAACCCTCAAACGCGTGCTTCATGCCATTCGGGAGCGACGGGCACTGCACATGGAGTACCAGTCGATGAACCGACCGGAGCCCATTTGGCGTTGGATATCGCCTCACGCCATCGGGTCCGATGGCTTTCGATGGCATATCAGAGCCTACTGCTACGAAAACAATAAATTCATCGACTTCGTTTTCGGCAGAATATTGGCGATTGGGGAGTCGAAGGACAGTGAAGTTGACCCCAGCGAAGACTCGGCCTGGAACAATTGGATCGAACTAACGATTGGGCCAAATCCTTCATTGGCTGGCGGGCCACGCAGAGTAATCGAACTCGACTACGGTATGGTTGGAGGCCTGACGAAGCTCATAGTCCGTGAGGCTCTGTCATCGTATCTGAAAAAACGACTTGGCCTCATTGCCAACATCGCCAGCTCAGAAGCCGCTCACGAAGATAAACAGGCAGGTCAACAACATATTGTTCTGATCAGGGAGGAACGGGTTAGCGCTAGATCATGA
- a CDS encoding mobile mystery protein A, protein MKLNFSELKLRQLDAALNRWRDADLSSRPPSGWIKAIRESLGMAAAHLAARLGVATSTVTRLETSEADDTISLGTLRRVAEALGCELHYALVPKQSLADTLKSRAMTLARQQMAAVSHTMALEAQSTSREAVELQTRVLAEELLKGSRRTLWRGAGKEVSERERPAK, encoded by the coding sequence ATGAAATTGAACTTCTCCGAACTCAAGCTTCGCCAGCTCGATGCTGCCTTGAACCGCTGGCGAGATGCCGATTTGTCGTCGCGTCCGCCGTCTGGCTGGATCAAGGCCATCCGCGAGAGCCTGGGCATGGCCGCCGCCCACCTGGCGGCAAGGCTCGGCGTCGCCACCTCCACGGTGACCCGGTTGGAAACATCCGAGGCAGATGACACCATCAGCCTGGGTACTCTGCGGCGCGTCGCCGAAGCCTTGGGCTGCGAACTGCACTACGCCCTGGTGCCGAAGCAGAGCCTCGCCGATACCCTGAAAAGCCGGGCCATGACTCTGGCGCGCCAGCAGATGGCCGCTGTCAGCCACACCATGGCACTGGAAGCACAATCGACCTCCCGGGAGGCGGTCGAGTTGCAGACTCGCGTCCTGGCCGAAGAGCTCCTCAAGGGATCGCGCCGCACCCTATGGCGAGGGGCGGGTAAAGAAGTGTCGGAAAGGGAGCGGCCGGCCAAATGA
- a CDS encoding helix-turn-helix domain-containing protein, with protein sequence MPNIAALLKQEIVRQVRKELRAETLTLKKSLVQHRTEIRDLKQRLAVLERQPSRTSASQPRATPLPTQDGASPKFRFRPAGLKKMREQFELTAAVLASILQVSTQTVYNWEAGSSRPSQEQLTKFAILKKMGKRKVQATLKQQSDH encoded by the coding sequence ATGCCCAATATCGCCGCCCTCCTGAAGCAAGAAATCGTCCGTCAGGTTCGTAAAGAATTACGGGCCGAGACTCTCACTCTCAAGAAGTCTCTGGTTCAGCACCGAACCGAGATCAGGGATCTGAAACAACGGCTCGCGGTTTTGGAGCGTCAGCCCTCTAGGACCTCGGCTTCCCAGCCCCGGGCCACCCCGTTGCCCACGCAGGACGGGGCCTCACCGAAATTCCGTTTCCGTCCCGCGGGGCTCAAGAAGATGCGGGAACAGTTCGAACTGACGGCAGCGGTATTGGCGTCGATTCTCCAGGTCTCCACTCAGACGGTTTACAACTGGGAAGCTGGCAGTTCACGGCCCAGTCAGGAACAGCTCACAAAGTTCGCCATTCTTAAAAAGATGGGCAAGCGCAAGGTCCAGGCGACCCTGAAGCAACAGTCGGATCACTGA
- a CDS encoding response regulator transcription factor encodes MNPDDSPFTQMNVLLVDDDRELVDLIRDYLNREGFAVTCAYDGIQGVEAALSGKHDIVVLDVMMSGCDGFQALTRIRAVSSIPVLMLTARGDDGDRVAGLEHGADDYVPKPCSPRELAARLRAILKRVGMRSQTESNADQPISLGRFSICPAQRLATDHDRPLELTSTEFSVLEVLARNAGKVVSKEELSLQALGRPMTRFDRSIDVHIHSIRNKMQPLEDGRSRIQTIIRKGYQLLSG; translated from the coding sequence ATGAACCCCGACGACTCACCATTCACCCAGATGAATGTCCTGCTGGTCGATGATGATCGGGAGCTGGTAGACCTGATACGCGACTATCTCAATCGTGAGGGGTTTGCGGTCACCTGCGCATACGATGGCATTCAAGGTGTGGAAGCGGCCTTGTCGGGCAAGCACGACATTGTTGTTCTTGATGTGATGATGTCGGGATGCGATGGATTCCAGGCACTGACAAGGATTCGGGCGGTCAGTTCGATTCCCGTCCTGATGCTGACTGCTCGCGGCGACGATGGCGACCGTGTCGCCGGACTTGAGCACGGCGCCGACGACTACGTGCCGAAACCCTGCTCCCCGCGCGAACTGGCTGCCCGGTTGCGCGCCATTCTGAAACGGGTCGGCATGCGTTCTCAAACCGAGAGCAACGCAGACCAGCCGATCAGCCTTGGCCGCTTCTCGATCTGCCCTGCGCAACGGCTCGCGACCGACCACGACAGGCCACTTGAACTCACCAGTACCGAATTCAGCGTGCTGGAAGTATTGGCCCGCAATGCCGGAAAGGTCGTCAGCAAAGAAGAACTTTCCCTACAGGCGCTGGGGCGTCCGATGACGCGGTTCGACCGCAGCATCGATGTGCACATCCACAGCATCCGCAACAAGATGCAGCCTCTGGAAGACGGACGGTCGCGCATCCAGACCATCATCCGCAAGGGTTACCAGCTGCTTTCGGGATAG
- a CDS encoding DNA adenine methylase — translation MLEPSEINVQIAAAPFLRWSGSKARLVSILERSAPKTFRSYIEPFAGSACLFFRMRPNRATLGDINPEVIDVYTAVRDNPSEVHRYLASIPVSSDAYYILRELDRTTLTLEQRAAQLIYLMKGCFNGVYRTNRKGRFNVPLGSRIYAIPTLQELRAASSLLHGATLISGDFQAALADVQPGDFVYLDPPYPTTTRYRGEYGYAARFDDEDKRRLVAAAKQLTERNVNVMLSYVHDKEIIEELEGWSRMYESVRRTVAGGVKFRTDINEMIMTNYRTTS, via the coding sequence ATGTTGGAGCCATCCGAAATCAATGTGCAGATTGCAGCAGCGCCCTTCCTGCGTTGGTCGGGAAGCAAGGCGCGGTTGGTGTCTATACTGGAAAGGTCTGCACCGAAGACTTTCCGTTCATATATCGAACCGTTTGCAGGATCGGCTTGCCTTTTCTTTCGTATGCGTCCGAATAGGGCGACGCTAGGTGACATAAATCCAGAGGTTATTGACGTCTATACGGCCGTCCGAGATAACCCATCTGAGGTTCATCGTTACCTGGCTTCGATACCAGTATCGTCCGATGCCTATTACATCTTGCGTGAGCTGGATCGCACGACACTGACGTTGGAGCAGCGCGCAGCGCAGCTCATCTACCTCATGAAGGGGTGTTTCAACGGGGTATATCGGACGAATAGGAAGGGCAGGTTCAACGTTCCGTTGGGGTCGAGAATATATGCAATCCCGACACTCCAGGAGTTGCGTGCGGCCTCGTCCCTTCTTCACGGGGCCACTCTTATCTCAGGGGATTTTCAGGCGGCGCTAGCTGATGTTCAGCCAGGTGACTTCGTGTACCTGGATCCGCCCTATCCCACGACTACGCGTTATCGAGGCGAATACGGCTACGCAGCTCGTTTTGATGATGAGGACAAGCGTCGTCTCGTTGCGGCAGCGAAACAACTGACGGAGCGAAACGTGAACGTGATGCTATCCTATGTTCATGACAAAGAGATAATAGAGGAGCTTGAAGGGTGGTCGCGTATGTACGAATCGGTCCGTCGAACGGTTGCCGGCGGAGTGAAGTTCCGGACCGACATAAATGAAATGATAATGACAAACTATCGTACGACAAGCTAG
- a CDS encoding metallophosphoesterase family protein encodes MAELSFAVISDLHAFVDAKNSSNSSLQFGTAALESRNPLVNLIEYVRRERVTADILVCAGDICNQADLQGFSSAWSRLQELNAALGSRQLVSTCGNHDLNSRYLKDRSEDDDPDPKGALLCQTPGFPFDDPAINNQYWAQNFVFVDLASDCCTLVLNTSAYHGGREEEIEHGRVSQRTIDAILCELAKWKDKQTFVLVCHHHLMPMTSLAGKTDYQYVHKGAELLEKLERATRKSWLVIHGHRHHPRLVYGQASTSCAPIIFGSSSLGARLTGIPNQFHLIELKKSNQSDHSSIVGTVKTWSWTETTEWSQAGRSNLGMPTICGFGFKGQVGCLADELSKLVGTAYITWSEALGTLPSLNYLTPEHLEQLEDELELRGIAVNYDRTGLPSQIAPRAT; translated from the coding sequence ATGGCTGAGCTTAGCTTTGCGGTGATAAGCGACTTGCATGCTTTCGTAGATGCAAAGAATTCGAGCAATTCATCTTTGCAATTCGGCACGGCGGCGTTAGAGAGTAGAAACCCACTCGTCAATCTAATTGAGTATGTAAGGCGCGAGCGTGTTACCGCCGACATACTGGTCTGCGCCGGCGATATATGCAATCAAGCGGACCTGCAAGGCTTCAGTTCTGCGTGGTCAAGGCTCCAAGAACTGAACGCGGCTCTCGGCTCGCGGCAGTTGGTGTCGACCTGCGGCAATCACGATTTGAATTCGAGATATTTGAAGGACCGTAGCGAAGACGACGACCCCGATCCGAAGGGTGCTCTTTTGTGTCAAACGCCAGGGTTCCCTTTTGACGATCCAGCCATCAACAATCAGTACTGGGCACAGAACTTTGTCTTCGTCGATCTAGCTTCTGACTGCTGCACATTGGTGCTAAATACGAGCGCATACCATGGTGGCCGCGAAGAAGAAATCGAACACGGAAGAGTAAGTCAGCGTACGATTGATGCCATTCTATGCGAGTTGGCTAAGTGGAAGGACAAGCAGACATTCGTTCTTGTCTGTCACCACCATCTCATGCCTATGACGAGCCTCGCAGGCAAAACAGACTACCAGTATGTGCACAAAGGCGCGGAACTGTTGGAAAAGCTAGAACGCGCGACAAGAAAGTCCTGGCTGGTCATTCACGGGCATCGCCACCATCCACGTCTGGTGTACGGTCAAGCCTCGACGTCGTGTGCGCCCATTATTTTTGGTTCCAGTAGCCTTGGAGCAAGGCTAACCGGTATTCCGAATCAGTTTCACCTCATTGAGCTAAAGAAGTCGAATCAGTCTGATCATTCGTCGATTGTCGGCACTGTTAAGACTTGGTCGTGGACCGAGACAACCGAATGGAGCCAAGCAGGGCGTAGCAATTTGGGTATGCCAACCATTTGTGGCTTCGGATTTAAGGGTCAAGTGGGTTGCTTAGCCGATGAGCTTTCAAAGCTCGTCGGCACTGCGTACATTACATGGTCAGAAGCACTCGGGACGCTTCCCTCGCTTAACTACTTGACGCCAGAGCATTTGGAACAGTTGGAAGACGAGTTGGAATTGCGGGGAATTGCAGTCAACTACGATCGTACGGGGCTTCCCAGCCAAATTGCCCCGAGGGCAACATGA
- a CDS encoding DUF6527 family protein: MKVNKLRFCGVVQRYSNGVELLKHPGDCVIVERGVPRSVLIRCPDGCGDTISVNLDGRSGPAWRKYERKGKITLYPSVWKQDGCRAHFIVWNDEILWCGAYGAARVERISEGWIASVLASLPTESTDHRILAERLDAVPWDVYWACEELVRRHQAAKGKQEGHYLCILGSSTQGRISIRV; encoded by the coding sequence ATGAAAGTGAATAAGCTTCGGTTTTGCGGCGTTGTGCAACGCTATTCGAACGGTGTCGAATTGCTGAAGCATCCTGGCGATTGCGTGATTGTCGAACGAGGCGTTCCACGTTCCGTCTTGATTCGCTGTCCGGATGGCTGTGGTGACACGATTAGCGTCAATCTCGATGGCCGGAGCGGTCCAGCCTGGCGCAAGTACGAACGCAAGGGCAAGATCACGTTATATCCCTCTGTCTGGAAGCAGGATGGCTGTCGAGCACACTTTATTGTTTGGAACGACGAAATCCTATGGTGCGGCGCATATGGCGCTGCGCGCGTAGAACGGATATCGGAAGGTTGGATCGCTTCTGTACTCGCCTCGCTTCCTACCGAATCCACTGATCATCGGATCTTGGCCGAACGTCTGGATGCTGTACCTTGGGATGTTTATTGGGCCTGCGAGGAACTAGTTCGAAGGCACCAAGCCGCAAAGGGAAAGCAGGAGGGGCATTACTTGTGCATACTAGGGTCCAGTACTCAAGGTCGAATTAGCATAAGGGTTTAG
- the lipA gene encoding lipoyl synthase codes for MSERGIKQKGEAKTARIPIKIVPAAQPLKKPDWIRVKVGSSAGRFDEVKQALRDHALHTVCEEATCPNIGECFGKGTATFMILGDICTRRCPFCDVGHGKPLPPDAEEPEKLARTIAAMKLKYVVITSVDRDDLRDGGAQHFVDCIRAVRQHSPSTRIEVLVPDFRGRLEIALEIFEQALPDVMNHNLETVPRLYKQARPGADYAHSLQLLKNFKTRHPEVTTKSGLMVGIGETDEEILAVMRDLRVHDVDMLTIGQYLAPSGHHLPVLRYVHPDIFRMYEAEAGEMGFTNAACAPLVRSSYDAERQVAGTLNARRSVTI; via the coding sequence ATGAGTGAGCGTGGCATCAAGCAGAAGGGCGAGGCCAAGACGGCCCGCATCCCCATCAAGATCGTGCCGGCTGCCCAGCCCCTGAAGAAGCCCGACTGGATTCGGGTCAAGGTGGGCAGCAGCGCGGGACGCTTCGACGAGGTCAAGCAGGCCTTGCGCGACCACGCCCTGCACACCGTCTGCGAGGAAGCCACCTGCCCCAACATCGGTGAATGCTTCGGCAAGGGCACCGCCACTTTCATGATCCTCGGTGACATCTGCACCCGCCGCTGCCCCTTCTGCGACGTGGGTCATGGCAAGCCCCTGCCCCCCGATGCCGAGGAGCCGGAAAAGCTGGCCCGGACCATCGCCGCCATGAAGCTCAAGTACGTGGTGATCACCAGCGTGGACCGGGACGACCTGCGGGACGGCGGCGCCCAGCATTTCGTGGACTGCATCCGGGCCGTGCGTCAGCATTCCCCCAGCACCCGGATCGAGGTGCTGGTACCGGACTTCCGCGGCCGCCTGGAGATCGCCCTGGAGATTTTCGAGCAGGCCCTGCCCGACGTGATGAACCACAACCTGGAAACCGTGCCCCGCCTCTACAAGCAGGCCCGGCCCGGCGCCGACTACGCCCACTCCCTGCAACTGCTGAAGAATTTCAAGACCCGCCACCCCGAGGTCACCACCAAGTCCGGCCTGATGGTGGGCATCGGCGAGACCGACGAGGAAATCCTCGCCGTGATGCGGGACCTGCGGGTCCACGACGTGGATATGCTGACCATCGGCCAGTACCTGGCCCCCTCGGGCCATCACCTGCCGGTGCTGCGTTATGTACATCCGGACATCTTCAGAATGTACGAGGCCGAAGCGGGGGAAATGGGCTTCACCAACGCCGCCTGCGCCCCCCTGGTGCGCTCAAGTTATGATGCAGAACGACAGGTTGCTGGAACCCTAAATGCAAGGCGTTCTGTGACCATATAA
- a CDS encoding sensor histidine kinase translates to MMMMMKTSRLFWKFFIILWLAQFATALGVGVLIWTHRHEDRPRLHEFREAPGGPEASPPHQPPVPPRSILPPLMPVAVGSVVSLLFAWWLAGYFARPIRTLHEAFEAEANGKLDTRIGTRMGSGQNELVALGQDFDRMAERLQQLVESQRRLLHDVSHELRSPLARLQAAADLLQQQPERAQEFIERIQRDTGRIDTLVGELLTLARLDAGTTDGLDESVDFGEIVADVIDDASLEAAAKACSITTDADDPLFVRGNRELLHRALENVVRNAVQYTAHSSNIDVFAHTLGGRLVVAVGDRGPGVPEGDLEAMFEPFCRGSAHTPSGYGLGLAIARRVILTHHGRITAANRPDGGLLVTIDLPAAK, encoded by the coding sequence ATGATGATGATGATGAAAACAAGCCGCTTGTTCTGGAAGTTCTTCATCATCCTGTGGCTGGCGCAATTCGCCACGGCGCTCGGTGTGGGCGTCTTGATCTGGACCCATCGCCATGAGGATCGGCCGCGTCTCCATGAATTCCGTGAGGCACCTGGTGGCCCGGAAGCCTCTCCTCCCCATCAGCCGCCGGTGCCGCCAAGATCGATCCTTCCGCCCTTGATGCCGGTTGCGGTAGGCAGCGTGGTGAGCCTGCTCTTCGCCTGGTGGCTGGCAGGCTACTTCGCTCGTCCGATCCGAACCTTGCATGAAGCCTTTGAAGCCGAAGCCAACGGCAAGCTGGATACCCGGATCGGCACGCGGATGGGAAGTGGCCAGAACGAGCTGGTTGCCCTCGGGCAAGACTTCGACCGCATGGCAGAACGCTTGCAACAACTGGTCGAAAGCCAGCGCAGGTTGCTGCATGATGTCTCCCACGAATTGCGATCGCCGCTGGCCCGTTTGCAGGCCGCTGCCGATCTGTTGCAGCAGCAACCTGAACGCGCTCAGGAATTCATCGAAAGGATACAGCGTGATACCGGACGCATTGATACGCTGGTCGGCGAGTTGCTGACGCTGGCACGACTGGATGCCGGCACCACCGATGGCCTTGACGAATCGGTCGATTTCGGTGAAATCGTGGCGGACGTCATTGACGATGCCAGTCTCGAAGCTGCCGCGAAAGCGTGCTCCATCACCACGGATGCAGACGACCCGCTCTTTGTTCGGGGTAACCGCGAACTCCTTCACCGCGCCCTGGAGAACGTCGTGCGAAATGCCGTGCAATACACGGCGCACAGCTCCAATATCGACGTTTTCGCCCACACTCTCGGGGGAAGACTGGTTGTTGCGGTTGGGGATCGCGGCCCTGGCGTGCCCGAGGGCGATCTCGAGGCCATGTTTGAACCCTTCTGCCGCGGCAGTGCGCATACGCCTTCTGGCTACGGCCTCGGGCTGGCCATTGCACGCCGCGTCATACTGACACACCACGGCAGGATTACCGCCGCCAACCGACCCGACGGTGGTTTGCTGGTCACCATCGACCTGCCCGCCGCGAAATAG
- a CDS encoding mobile mystery protein B, with protein MTVQLAYPPGATPLDADELASLIPSHITTQGDLNEWEQLNIVQGERWARKQRKEILNEGFLRQLHQQMFGETWKWAGDFRKSDKNIGVDWLCIGVDLKKLLDDVRYQVEHGIFPADEIAVRFHHRLVAIHPFPNGNGRHARMMADLLVERLGKPRFSWGSKSLVDANDTRKDYITALQAADARDIAPLLAFARS; from the coding sequence ATGACTGTCCAGCTTGCCTATCCACCTGGTGCCACCCCACTTGATGCAGACGAACTCGCCAGCCTGATCCCCAGTCACATCACCACCCAGGGCGATCTGAACGAATGGGAGCAGCTCAACATCGTCCAGGGTGAGCGCTGGGCGCGCAAGCAGCGCAAGGAAATCCTCAACGAGGGTTTCCTGCGTCAGCTGCACCAGCAGATGTTCGGCGAAACCTGGAAGTGGGCCGGCGATTTTCGCAAGTCCGACAAGAACATCGGTGTCGATTGGCTCTGCATTGGCGTTGATCTGAAAAAGTTGCTCGATGATGTGCGTTATCAGGTCGAGCACGGTATCTTCCCGGCCGACGAGATCGCCGTCCGCTTCCACCACCGGCTCGTCGCCATTCATCCGTTTCCCAACGGAAACGGACGTCATGCCCGGATGATGGCGGACCTGCTGGTTGAGCGCTTGGGCAAGCCTCGATTCAGTTGGGGCAGCAAGAGCTTGGTCGACGCCAACGACACTCGCAAGGACTACATCACCGCACTGCAAGCCGCCGACGCGCGCGACATTGCGCCTTTACTCGCCTTTGCCAGAAGCTGA